One Thunnus albacares chromosome 12, fThuAlb1.1, whole genome shotgun sequence genomic region harbors:
- the zgc:55943 gene encoding uncharacterized protein C1orf21 homolog, with translation MGCTSAKQVSAVPNSEEGQSKAYSNGDLLSDEYKMKGVEKVKYISGDEGGVDGQDSTEKSALLGKGQHMDETGSNGNGKILSIHSSESQQEFFRMLDEKIEKGRDYCSEEEDLT, from the exons atgggcTGCACCTCTGCCAAGCAGGTGTCTGCTGTGCCCAACAGTGAGGAGGGCCAGAGCAAAGCCTACAGCAACGGGGACCTCCTCTCTG ATGAGTACAAGATGAAAGGAGTGGAGAAAGTCAAGTACATCAGCGGAGATGAGGGAGGAGTGGACGGCCAGGACAGCACC GAGAAAAGTGCTCTACTTGGTAAAGGTCAACACATGGATGAAACAGGATCAAACGGAAACGGAAAGATACT GAGCATCCACTCGTCAGAGAGTCAGCAAGAATTCTTCAGGATgttggatgagaagattgaAAAG GGCCGAGACTACTGCTCAGAGGAGGAAGATCTGACATAG
- the tsen15 gene encoding tRNA-splicing endonuclease subunit Sen15, with amino-acid sequence MYEASDRADLSEKPAPPNWILQHPAYQQMKNLEVGDSAQVHAAFLVYMDLTEVRRWKDVSCVKSSELEVVLLEGREKEGSPIHTVLPLPAHQSLSHRSIRHVLDRGCPMLLCAVASDSTLVYQRMTDGLVTPDPPAGPFQDVGRRQHRKRRQQH; translated from the exons ATGTATGAAGCGTCGGACAGAGCGGATCTGTCAGAGAAACCTGCACCTCCAAACTGGATCCTGCAGCATCCGGCG tATCAGCAAATGAAGAATCTGGAGGTTGGGGACAGTGCTCAAGTCCATGCAGCTTTCCTTGTGTACATGGATCTGACTGAGG TGCGACGGTGGAAAGATGTCTCTTGTGTCAAGAGTTCTGAACTTGAGGTTGTTTTGCtggaggggagggagaaggaaggatCGCCCATCCACACAGTTCTCCCACTGCCTGCTCACCAATCTCTGAGCCACAGAAG TATACGACATGTGCTAGACAGAGGATGTCCTATGCTGTTGTGCGCGGTGGCGTCAGACTCCACTCTGGTCTACCAGAGGATGACTGATGGGTTGGTGACACCGGACCCACCTGCAGGCCCCTTCCAAGATGTGGGACGCCGGCAGCACAGGAAGAGACGACAGCAGCACTGA
- the colgalt2a gene encoding procollagen galactosyltransferase 2 — translation MSLGFVGFRLTVVILAGELFLHTSTEEPPADHLHHPAKHKSSLLKPTVLITILARNVQHSLPYFLGCIDRLDYPKDRISIWAASDHSEDNSTAMLQEWLRGVQHLYHSVEWRPMEQPSSYADEEGPKHWPESRVIHVMKLKQAALRAARRLWADYILFVDSDNLLTNRQVLTDMIAENLTIVAPMLESRSLYSNFWCGVTPQGYYRRTPEYIPIRKWKLKGCFAVPMVHSTYLLDLRRTMSQDLACHPPHTQYPYDIDDIMAFAFSAQQAGVQMYVCNRDHYGYLPVPLKQHQTLEEEEESFAHTLTEALIFYTMEPSQYVHITPKEPGKIGFDEIFLINLKRRADRRERMLSSLAILGINITLTEAVDGKALNSSQLQAMGIDMLPGYKDPYSDRVLTRGEIGCFLSHYNIWKQVVQQELQQVLVLEDDVRFEPRFCSRLVAIMENVQRVGLDWDLIYVGRKRLQVKEPELWVKGVSDLVHPGYSYWTLGYVLSLQGAKKLLHAKPLNKMLPVDEFLPIMFDKHPKDDYMQYFEQRNLRAFSVEPLLLFPTHYTGEPGYFSDTETSTIWDDEAVETDWDRSRAKHQHEQETRDSKLK, via the exons ATGTCTCTTGGATTTGTGGGATTCAGATTAACAGTTGTGATTTTAGCAGGAGAGCTCTTCCTGCACACCAGCACAGAGGAGCCACCAGCTGATCATCTGCACCATCCAGCCAAGCACAAGTCTTCTCTGCTCAAGCCCACCGTGCTCATCACCATCCTTGCACGCAACGTGCAGCACAGCCTGCCATACTTCTTGGGATGCATTGACAGACTGGACTATCCAAAAGACCGAATTTCCATCTG GGCAGCCTCTGACCACAGTGAGGACAACAGCACAGCCATGCTTCAGGAGTGGCTCAGAGGAGTTCAGCACTTGTACCACTCGGTGGAGTGGAGACCCATGGAGCAACCAAG TTCCTATGCAGATGAGGAGGGTCCGAAGCACTGGCCTGAGTCTCGGGTCATCCATGTGATGAAGTTAAAGCAGGCAGCCCTCAGAGCTGCTAGACGACTTTGGGCTGACTATATATTG TTTGTGGACAGTGACAACTTGCTGACAAACCGTCAGGTGCTGACTGACATGATAGCAGAGAATCTGACGATTGTGGCGCCCATGTTGGAATCAAGAAGCCTCTATTCCAACTTCTGGTGTGGCGTAACTCCTCAG GGCTACTACAGACGAACACCAGAATATATTCCCATTCGCAAATGGAAGTTGAAGGGTTGCTTTGCAGTTCCCATGGTGCACTCTACCTACCTGCTGGACCTGAGGCGCACAATGAGCCAGGATTTGGCCTGTCATCCTCCCCACACCCAGTACCCCTACGATATAGATGACATCATGGCCTTTGCTTTCTCTGCACAGCAAGCAG GGGTTCAGATGTACGTGTGCAACAGGGACCATTATGGATATTTACCAGTGCCGCTCAAACAGCATCAGACcctggaggaagaagaggagagttTTGCCCACACACTGACTGAGGCACTGA TTTTCTACACCATGGAGCCTTCACAGTATGTGCACATTACGCCTAAAGAACCAGGAAAGATAGGATTTGATGAG ATCTTTCTGATCAATCTGAAGCGAAGAGCAGACCGAAGAGAGAGGATGCTGAGCTCTCTGGCCATCCTCGGCATCAACATCACACTGACAGAGGCGGTGGATGGCAA AGCCTTGAACTCCTCTCAGCTGCAGGCCATGGGTATCGACATGCTGCCTGGTTACAAAGACCCCTATTCAGACCGTGTGCTGACTAGAGGGGAGATTGGCTGCTTTCTCAGCCACTACAACATCTGGAAACAG GTGGTGCAGCAGGAACTGCAGCAGGTGCTTGTGCTGGAGGATGATGTGAGATTTGAGCCCAGATTTTGCAGCCGGCTAGTGGCCATCATGGAAAATGTGCAGAGAGTGGGACTTGACTGGGACCTTAT TTATGTTGGCCGTAAGCGGCTGCAGGTGAAGGAGCCAGAGCTCTGGGTGAAGGGAGTCAGTGACCTTGTGCACCCAGGCTACTCCTACTGGACTTTGGGTTATGTGCTGTCCCTGCAGGGGGCCAAGAAGCTCCTGCATGCGAAACCCCTCAACAAAATGCTGCCTGTTGATGAGTTCCTACCCATCATGTTCGACAAGCACCCCAA AGACGACTACATGCAGTATTTCGAGCAGAGGAACCTGAGAGCATTTTCAGTGGAGCCTCTGCTGCTCTTCCCCACACACTACACCGGCGAGCCCGGCTACTTCAGTGACACAGAGACGTCAACTATCTGGGACGATGAAGCTGTGGAAACAGACTGGGACAGAAGTCGTGCTAAACACCAGCATGAGCAGGAGACGAGAGACAGCAAGCTCAAATAG
- the sec22ba gene encoding vesicle-trafficking protein SEC22b-A, with protein sequence MILLTMIARVADGLPLAASIQEDDQSGRDLQQYQSQAKQLCRKLNAQSPDRCTLEAGVMNFHYLIAQGVCYLSLCEASFPKKMAFAYLEDLHNEFYEQYGRRVPTVTRPYSFIEFDTYIQKTKKSYIDSRARRNLGSINTELQDVQRIMVANIEEVLQRGEALSALDTKASNLSSLSKKYRSDAKYLNTRSTYAKVAAVAVFFITLIVYVRFWWL encoded by the exons ATGATTTTACTGACGATGATCGCTCGTGTAGCGGACGGACTTCCGCTCGCGGCCTCCATACAGGAGGATGACCAG TCAGGAAGAGACCTCCAGCAGTACCAGAGCCAAGCCAAGCAGCTGTGCCGGAAACTGAATGCTCAGAGTCCTGACCGCTGCACCCTGGAGGCCGGAGTAATGAACTTTCA CTATTTAATAGCGCAGGGTGTTTGCTACCTGTCCCTCTGTGAGGCTTCATTTCCCAAAAAGATGGCGTTTGCGTACCTTGAAGACCTCCACAACGAGTTCTATGAGCAATATGGAAGGAGAGTCCCTACAGTGACAAGGCCATACTCTTTCATCGAGTTTG ACACATACATCCAGAAGACAAAGAAGTCGTACATCGATAGCAGGGCCAGGAGGAACTTGGGGAGTATTAACACGGAGCTGCAGGACGTCCAGAGAATCATGGTGGCCAATATTGAGGAAGTTCTGCAACGAGGAGAAGCCCTTTCTG CTTTAGACACCAAAGCCAGCAATCTGTCCTCTCTGTCGAAGAAATACCGCAGCGATGCCAAGTACCTCAACACCCGCTCTACATATGCCAAGGTGGCTGCCGTGGCAGTCTTCTTCATCACACTCATCGTCTATGTGCGCTTCTGGTGGCTCTGA